The genomic stretch ATAAACAATCCTTACCAACCATggtttaactcttttttttttcttaattcaaaaggttcccaaatttcAGATAATTTCTGTGCCTCCAAATGTTGTAAACTGCCGATTTACACAACACTGCCTTTATCTTTTTACCCTGCCGATTCTACCTTGGACTGCTTCGCCCTTAAGttaagagagagaatgaaagagagagcggaagagagagagagcaaaagagtgaaagagagagaacctTGTGATTGGAGCTCGGGTGGACGCTAAGCACAGCTGAGTGGGAGCAGCGCAGAGTGAGGTTGAGGGAGATGGTGAGAGAAAGAGGGAGGCGTGAGAGTTTGAGAGAAAAAAGGAGATGGAGGCGTGAGAGAAAACTGAGGGAGAGGGTGGGAGATATTTTGGGTTATTAGGTTTAGGTTAATGCGGTGCGGGGCGGGTACCcggtcatttttaaaaatgataccTGCCCCtccccgccccgccccgcacgGGTATCCTAATTTAAACCCGGATCCGCATTTTTTATGAGGGAAACCGGGTGGGGCGGGGCAGTTTTGCGGGTTGGTTGgatttttgcccacccctagcgTTAAGACTATATGTGAAAGGTGTTGATGTTCTGTTTCTCCTCTAGCAAATATTTTCTTAGATTGAATTTTGGCATATATTTTgcattccatttttttttggggtactGTCATTAAATAAATTGGTCCTTCTCAAAAGTTTtggtttttctcttcttttctgttttgagaaaattttgttgttagATTATGAAAGCGAGCCAAAAAATTCTCTCATTAGTCGTTACCCATTAGTTTGTTGTATTTCAGTGAAATTGATTCAAACGGCAAACAGCCTTTCATATATCGTTGACATTTTGTAGAGGACAACCCCCGGATTATGTACTAAAGGAGGCAAAAAGCACAAGTAAGTTTTTCAAGTGCATTGGGAGTGTCCACAATATAGAGAATGGTGAAGTTTCAACAAATGGCAGAAGTGCTTACCAAGCATTAACAGAAGAAGAATATGAAGCTGTGAGTGTTCATATTAAAGTTTTTTAGGTGgctgcttttgatttttcttatatttctagttttcataacttttttgcccttttttcttttatggtttggtgtttctcttatatacttcctgtgtacttgggtgcATCCTCTGGTTTTAATGAATTTcagttacttattaaaaaaaggttttttaggtaagaagaaaattaaaatagatgtgaaaataatgattatctaacttacccaaaaataatagtagtataataataatgaatattgaaCATGAACGAATCTTGTAACATTTGTCTAATTAGTATTTCTTAGTCTGGTAAGGAATTACCATGGTGCGATCttccttttcttattttccCCCCTTGGAAAGATATTCTGCTTATGTTGTGATTCTATTTTGTTGGTTATGGTCGCTGGTTTCTGTTCAGAGAGAGATGAAAAAGCCAGTGATTGGAAAAGAGTATTTCAAACATATGAATCTTGAAGAAATCGTCGGAAGCTATCCTTATAGAAAGAACTTGCCTCAGGAAGATATTATAAGAGGTTAGAATCTGTTTTTCTATGTCTGAAGTAGCAGACACCTGTATTTTTGCCAAATGTTGCTACTCGCTCTTGAAGATGTCACTAATGGCTGTCTTGTCTTGAACTTGTAACAGAAAGTCAAATCCGATTAGCTTTGATCGATTTCTTGAGGGGACTTGTTGATTTTGATCCTACTAAACGGTGGTCGCCTTTTCAGGTTATTGAACTATCGCTTGAAGTGTCACACTTTTTCCATCTCTAATACTTGATTTCTGCTGGCATTCAATGTGAAGTTCAAGATTTGAAATTAGAATTTGAAATGTACGTTCGTGCAGGCTTCAAAGCACCCTTTTGTTACAGGGGAACCTTTTACATGCCCATACAAGCCTCCCCCAGAGACCCCTCGTGTGGTAAGTTAACCTGTATGAGCTATCGGCATTGATACATGAAACATAAACCCTAGTTGTTACCATTGTAAACCAATCtaattgttcttcaattttctattttcaatgCTCTACAACTCAGGCAAAGTACTTTTCAAGAAACTCTAGTCTTATAATTCCTATGTGATCGCTCTTGATGTCATTTTACGCAttacatttctttctctctctctttttttttttttttttttttgagtaatccTTCTACATTGTACgcaatattacaatttttacttGTTCCAATTTATTGAGTATCCTTGGGTATTTGATGGATTACAAGTGTGATTATGCACATCTAACTAGTACTTCTCCTTGTCCATGTGTGTATCTGTCTGTGTTCAGCCTGTTGCTCAAAATATCAAGGTGGACCATAACCCAGGTGGAGGACATTGGTTTGCTGCTGGTCTCTCTCCTAATGTGAGCTTTATGTCTCTTTATTTATcccattattttaattattggaGGTTGTTCAGTCATCGTGTCTTATACAGCCTTTACCACATTATTCTCTCACTGAAGGGCATGTACTTTCATGTAGATTCCAGGCAGGAACAGAGTTGCTCCTCATAACAGCCCGCACTTTCAGGTGGTTCCGTATCCACACGGCAACAGTTATGGCAGTGTTGGAAGTTATGGCAGCTATAATGATAGTACAGGGCTTGGAAGCAGCTATGGAAGTTATGGAGATAGTAGTAATATGTTTGCATATTATTCACCTGTTGGTCCATCTGGGATGAACATGCATCCACAGGGAAATGTCTCAATGCTGGGAAGTAGTCCTGATGCAAGAAGAAGGGTTATTCAATATCCACACGGAAATGGACTTGGTATAAGTCCCTCAGCAGGAAATTTTGCGCCACTGCCTCTTGGCACTAGCCCCTCACAACATACTCCTCCAAGCTCCTATAGTCAAGTTTCTACTGGTTCTCCTGGACATTATGGTCCAACCTCTCCAGCCAGAGGCAGTCATGGATCGCCTTTAGGAAAGATGGCTGCAGTTAGCCAGatgaatagaagaaaaaattggtATCCTGTAAATTCTCAATCTCAAGAGAGCCCGTCATCTTCTCATTGGCAAGGGCAAATTAGCGATGCCTCCAGCTCTACGCAAGCTGAAGGAAATTCTCAAATGCTTGGTGCTTCGCCAAAACATCTGCAGTCAAATTCTAATACTGCAAGCTGGAAGCAGCATCGAGGAGGCAGTGGAATCTCTGCTGGTTACTCTGCCATTCAAAGCACCCCAGGTTCATCTACACTTCGACCTAATGTGCAATTTGCGCCAACTGCAGGAGCAGCTAAAGACAAGCCAGAGGCTGGCCTCTCACTTCCTGATCCTGGAGATTGGGATCCAAACTATAGGTAAACAGACAAGATATTTGAGATTGCACTCTAAACTTGCATATGTTACTTGCACATGCATATATTCATGCTTTAAgatattttcattcaaaattgGTGCATGGGGCACATCCACAATGACGGATGTGTCTATAACTTAGTAATTTTGGATGGAATTTATGGTGTTATTGCaaacttataattaaaatattgattccAATTTTAGTTAATATAGAGAACTTCAAGCATCTTGGTAGTCAGACCTGAACAGCTAACTGCTCGACCGGTAAACAATATTGCCTTTGCTACTGGTGCTTGTTACTGAGTGTAGCAGTTATCTTTCCCTTTCAATCCACTGTAGCTTTTTAATAACTCTATAGTTTATGGTAATTTACTATGTTATTCTACCATGATGCATTTACTCCTCTCATAGACTAATTTTGCTACTGCTGACATGGCGGTCCCTTTCTAAGAGGAGCTGGAGCAAAGATGTCTACAACATTTCTGGCTGTAGTAAGGTTGGGCTTTTTGTTTGAATTGGAGCCCAGATTGTTGATCATCAGACTGTGTGATGATGACTGGGGATGGATGGGCAAAAGTGAAGCTGTGGCAGGGAATTTTACTACAACATGCATTTTGAAGCTATGTGtatattaatcaaaatcaaaaaggaaaaaaaaaaaaaaatctagcagTAACACATGCAAATTGTTCTGTCATTATTATCATCATCCAGACCATTTATTGGTTAAtctatacaaaataataattgttaTGCATCCAAAGAGTGTCTTATGTTTGAATATCATACATTAACTACTGATTTATTGGGTTCTCCCCTGGTTCTCACCTTGATTTGAATAGTTGGTTTGCTTAGATTTTCTTTAGTCCTTTGATAACCTTTAGCTTATTTTAACTATTGGTGGGATATTGGTATATTTCTACTTTAGTGATGAACTTCTTCTGCAAGAGGATGGTTCGGATGTGAGCACCATGACTACCGAGTTCAGCAAAAACATGCATCTTGTATCTGCACAACCATTGGTCGGGTTTGGAAGGTTCAACCCTGCTGCAAGCACAAGCTCATATCCACCCATACAAAGGTAGGTTGTGTTTTAGTTGAGTAGTCACTCATTTCTCGAATGTGGCTTATATGGTTACACGTTTATTCCATTTGGTTGATGCAAACCTGAGTTTTCTTAATAGTCTGCAGTGGATGTGAACAATTGTTAGAAAATCTACCAGATGAATTGAACTGAGTGACAAGCTCTAGAAactttttgatagtttgagggttTTGTATAGAcatgaaaatttttatattagatTTAATTCTCtccattttgagaattttaaatttagggTATCTcccacactttttttttgggagggggtgGGTTTCAACTTCCAAATGATTGGTTCTCTTTTGAATGCCTTATTTtctattcttcattttttttttttaatggttttacATGATGTGCTTCAGACAAAATGGACGTGTTCAAGCCTTTTCACATGTGGAGGTGGGTAGCCCTCCTTCAGCTCATGATCCACATCTTGGATATGTGCGCCCCATATCGAAGCCTGCTCATTTCATGCCTCATATCTCACAAAATTCTCCTAGTCGTTTGGGACACCAACCTGTTCAGCGGTTCAATTACGGGAGACCCACCAACGCACGggttggtgaatggaatcataCAAAGGTTCAGGCCCCTGCCTCCAGCTTCAGCTCTGGGGGCCCGCTTTCTCCTGGAAGTAGCTCATTCAGCAATGGCATGTCATGGGGTACTTCCTGACTTGACACTGTCAAGCCACATAAACATTCTATATTTTCCTCTTTGCTCAATAATCTCTAATTGGAAGTAGTTGAGTCAAAATATATTCATATCTCTGTGGGGTTGAATAGAACGGATGGGATGAACTGGTATCATTTTAACTGATCCTGGCATTCTGTTGTAGGGCGTAGGGCCAATCATTCTGTTGCAAGCATTCCGCCGGCATCCCGTGAAAGAAAAGACCATGGAAGGATTGGCTAATACTGAATCAGCATATTCTTTTTACCATGAGAGAACTTGTCTGAGAGTTGGCAAGAAAGTTGTACTCGATGTTCAGCTGCCTAATGGGCTCTATGGGCTCatgctggaaaaaaaaaatccccatcCAGAACTTGCTCATTCATTGTGTTTTCATAGATATAATTTAAGATTATGGTTTCTCTTGTCTTCTTGTTACTTATGCATGCAATCAATATTCTTTTTAGTTACCGCCCCTTCAAGCGCCTTGATTTCTGCATCCGATTCCTAAGTTCCTggctttttagttaaaatattaGACTAATTTTGTGATTGCTTTGTATTTGTTTGAAGGAATCTAACCTGATTATGGAAGTATTTACATTGCAGCTGCTGAAAAGAATTGCAACAAGGTTTAAGTTGATCTAGGTGTAGCCAATAGGTCGTCTAGTATCTCCTTGTTTTAAAGATGGTGCTGCTGTAAACagatcctttttatttttttattttttattaactttaattatttgtaaaatttattagaTTTGGTTGACAAGCCAAACAGGTTACGTAAACCAGATTTTCTGAGCCAGTGGCTAAATTTGCTTTTTGCCAAGCTTGTAAATTAAACAAGATTTTAAATCCTTTGAATATAAGATGATCCtgatgatttttatttagtttgaatgattaaaaattgaaaactggcctgagaaatttttttttttttttaaaaaaaaagttttggtttttttgtgcTATACGATAATGTCAAGTCCAAATACAACGCAATGATTGATTACTGATTTCACTATAGTACATCTACAAGACAATTGAGTTGTTGTAGGCTCTGTATGTTAAtgtgtatttattttattttatatttttggggTTGGGGCTAGGGAAAAGATTTCTTGGGAAGGCTTTCAACACAGCCCTTTTCTTTGGAGACTAGTCTTCTCGGCATGCTTAACAAGTAACAACTTGTTTTTATACTAAAATTTCCTCTTAGCAAATGCTTTTATTAAAAGAACCCATcgtcccttttcttttattctattcTTCCCATCATGTTCGAATCAATCATATATTTTAGAACAAAGTTAAATGTGTGTGAATGTGCATGTTTACTGTTTAGAGACTTGGATTTAGATTTTATGAAATTCTCGGCCCCCGAACTCTTTAAAATTCggataagaaataagaaatggGGTGTGGGTTCTAGGACGCCCAAGTAGACGGGGAGGGTGGGCTGGGACTCACCTACTCGCTCGCACTCTTCTCTCATTTTCCACTCGAATTTAATCAACAATTTAAATGCATTGGAGTGCGTGCGTGAGATAGAGGAGTTAGTTTTAGCGGTGACGATCTTATGATGGAGGGTTGGGGTCCACACATGAAAGATTATTGCTGAGATTGATGCAGAAGTCGATGTTGTTTTGGTCTCGTGTGCTGTTTTGGTGTTGTGTGGCTCACCAAATACCAAACAAGATATAAATATTGCATAAGAATGAATGCTTGAGAGACTTGAAAAGGCGAAAATGACCCATCTATCTTGAAAATATCACCTAAAAGGAAAAGGAttaggagagaaagagagaaagggcaAACAATATGTAAAATGGCACATTCTGCACCACTCGAACCTGGACCCAATATCTCTTCCACCCAATAGCATCTCTCCCTTCCATATCTCTAACGGCCTTCTGGCTTCCTACAAccccaccttttttttcccattatagttctctcatttttcatattaaaaaaataaaaaaatagaactttgtaaaagataatatatgatcgaaaaacaaaataacagaAAGAAAACATCATATGTTTCAGTcatgcaaataaaataaagacagaGTCAGTTGTAGCTCAACTAGCTGTCTTCCTACTATTACCATTAGCTTTGGGTTTACCGTctcttcattcttcttcttcttcttcttcttcttcttcttcttctcaagtAACTGGATGTTCCCATCTTCCTCCTTTCTACTGTGGATTCAGGTATGCCATTCTTGAAGCCCCCATAAGctttcttttgtatatatatatatttttgttctaaCTCATTTTTATATGAATGTAAGCTTAATCAAGTTTGAACCACTTTGCTGTTCTGCTTTTAAAGTGACAATCCTAAAATGCTGAGATCGTTAGTGTCTTAATTcatgttttgttttccttctttaaTGACTCATGGGATCTTCTTCCCTGTATTCATGAACAAGTTGAGTggtaaaagagaaagaattcCAGATAGAGAGAATATAAAATCATAGCACAGAATTTCCATGTATTTGTTGCAGGTAGAACAACCCTTCATTCTTAAAAACCAATCGAAATCATTCATTGAATCTAACAATTTAATATTGGTTTCAGTTAAGAAATGAATTTATGCTTTGCATATGTTTGGAAACCTGCAATTCTGCAAGTCATGAgatttatttcatttatgaCTTGTATTACAGTTTCCCAATTGATGATTTTAAGGAAAGGGTTGCCAATTTGACAGAAAAGTTCTTTGAGAAACCTtcctaattaatttttgtttttgttttctttgggcTTTTACCAGAAGAGTAGCAAAGTTATAAGGGATACATCTTGGAGAGCAATATAAGCAATTTACTGGGGCTGTTGAAGTGAGTACAATAGAAGAAATAGATTACATTCAATTGTTTTGACGAATTAGAGACGTGTGATGGTAATTGTACATACATCAAAAGAAGCCATATGATGGCCACAGCTGCAGTTGTTGGGCTTAGTGCAGGGAAGAGACTCTTGAGTTCCTCCTGCAATTACTCTGATCTCACAGAAAAGCTCTCATATGCCAATGATTACGCACTATTGCACTATCAAATCACTTCAACTAAGAAAGTGATAAGTGCAAAAAAGTCATCTAATTTTAGCCCCAGTTTTCCTTCATCTAATCGGCAAACACAGTCTATCAAGGCTGTCAAAGAACATGTGGATATTACCTCTTCTCCTTCAACTGCAGAGCCATGGTTGCAGAGACCCAACGATCTTGAAGAAGAAAGTTCTGATCTTGATTATTCGGTGGAGGCACTTCTTTTGCTGCAAAAGTCTATGCTGGAAAAGCAATGGAGTCTTTCTTTTGAGCGGACAGTACTAACTGACTCACCAAGAGGAAAAATTCACAGGAAGATACCTGTCACTTGTTCTGGGGTATCTGCTCGGCAAAGAAGAATGAGTACTAGGAAGAAAATTCTGAACAAAAATGGTTATATGATGCAACCTTGTACCAGTAAGCAGCTGAGATCAATGATCAGTCCAGAGCTGCTGCAGAATCGTTCAAAGGGTTATGTCAAGGGTGTAGTAAGCGAAGAGTTGCTCACTCATGCAGATGTTGTATGCCTGTCAAATAAAATCAGAACAGGTCTTTCCTTAGAGGAGCAAAAATTGAGGTGACTACAACTTTTTCCAATCTGATGAATCATTCTTATTTGGTGAACTGTTTTTATGCATCCCCAGTTAAACTTTTATCCCTAGTTCTTCCATAATGAATAATAGAGCAACCAGTGCAGGCataatgaaatggttgattttcTTGTCTATATTTAAATGAATGACAAGAGGATCTGTATTCTCCTTATTGATTCATGACTTGAAAAGTTTAGCCATTTAAATGATGGTTTGACCCTAGGGATATGTTTTGCTTTCGCATTAGTACAATATAAACTATTGATGACAGCATTGTATTTGATGAATTCCGTTGTTCATATCGTTTGCATAGGGATATTGTGTACTTGAGTTATTCCCTTTGTATTCTCCTTTCATATCGAAGGAGTCTTTAAAGTGAGGCCTCACACGTACAATATTTCAATGAAATGGGGGGTGAATTGTGGAGCTAGAGTTCAAATTCATGACCTCTGAATTGGacaccatgttaaattaccagttatttcaaaagcttaaactgattggaaataattaatttaatcagtACTTTAACATTCTTATTCTATTCATTTAACATTATGCCAATAAATTTCATAACAGTTGTGAACATGTTTCATGGAGGCCCCTTAACATTATCAAGTTATggaatttataattataaatagaAGGTTATAAGAGTAGATCCCTTCCTGCAAATGATCTTGTTTCATGAATGGCTTCCAGCAGGACAAAATCACTTACTATtcatctttctattttttttttttcatgggtCATCTAGACTGAAGGAGAGGTTAGGATGTGAGCCGTCCGACGACCAACTTGCAACTTCATTGAGGATTCCTCGTGCTGAATTACACTCAAAATTGATCGAGTGTTCTTTAGCAAGAGAGAGGCTGGCAATGAGTAATGTTCGTTTGGTCTTGTCTATTGCTCAAAGATATGAAACCATGGGTGCTGATATGGCCGACCTTGTTCAGGTGATTTTATTATTCTTGCATGACTTTTAATATTAGATATTACTGTATCCACAAACTAAACTAC from Corylus avellana chromosome ca1, CavTom2PMs-1.0 encodes the following:
- the LOC132176081 gene encoding dual specificity protein kinase YAK1 homolog isoform X1, with the translated sequence MDEVCPSNEPKDSAGGGGAPEDLSSSSAAPAGAGFDWRPRQLVFRPYETVIKSQALRVVVRKSSVARLTKDLVETYQICNPQFKYSDELNPKRYLTTPSIGVQNDGYDNANSDLILTVNFVLINSEMQQRYIVKDVLGHGTFGQVAKCWVAETNSSVAVKIIKNHPAYYQQALVEVSILTMLNKKYDPEDKHHIVRIYDYFVYQRHLCICFELLDTNLYELIKINHFRGLSLSIVQMFSKQILCGLALLKDAGIIHCDLKPENILLCGSSSVKPAEVKIIDFGSACMEDRTVYSYIQSRYYRSPEVLLGYQYSTAIDMWSFGCIVAELFLGLPLFPGASEFDLLSRMVQILGGQPPDYVLKEAKSTSKFFKCIGSVHNIENGEVSTNGRSAYQALTEEEYEAREMKKPVIGKEYFKHMNLEEIVGSYPYRKNLPQEDIIRESQIRLALIDFLRGLVDFDPTKRWSPFQASKHPFVTGEPFTCPYKPPPETPRVPVAQNIKVDHNPGGGHWFAAGLSPNIPGRNRVAPHNSPHFQVVPYPHGNSYGSVGSYGSYNDSTGLGSSYGSYGDSSNMFAYYSPVGPSGMNMHPQGNVSMLGSSPDARRRVIQYPHGNGLGISPSAGNFAPLPLGTSPSQHTPPSSYSQVSTGSPGHYGPTSPARGSHGSPLGKMAAVSQMNRRKNWYPVNSQSQESPSSSHWQGQISDASSSTQAEGNSQMLGASPKHLQSNSNTASWKQHRGGSGISAGYSAIQSTPGSSTLRPNVQFAPTAGAAKDKPEAGLSLPDPGDWDPNYSDELLLQEDGSDVSTMTTEFSKNMHLVSAQPLVGFGRFNPAASTSSYPPIQRQNGRVQAFSHVEVGSPPSAHDPHLGYVRPISKPAHFMPHISQNSPSRLGHQPVQRFNYGRPTNARVGEWNHTKVQAPASSFSSGGPLSPGSSSFSNGMSWGRRANHSVASIPPASRERKDHGRIG
- the LOC132176081 gene encoding dual specificity protein kinase YAK1 homolog isoform X3, coding for MDEVCPSNEPKDSAGGGGAPEDLSSSSAAPAGAGFDWRPRQLVFRPYETVIKSQALRVVVRKSSVARLTKDLVETYQICNPQFKYSDELNPKRYLTTPSIGVQNDGYDNANSDLILTVNFVLINSEMQQRYIVKDVLGHGTFGQVAKCWVAETNSSVAVKIIKNHPAYYQQALVEVSILTMLNKKYDPEDKHHIVRIYDYFVYQRHLCICFELLDTNLYELIKINHFRGLSLSIVQMFSKQILCGLALLKDAGIIHCDLKPENILLCGSVKPAEVKIIDFGSACMEDRTVYSYIQSRYYRSPEVLLGYQYSTAIDMWSFGCIVAELFLGLPLFPGASEFDLLSRMVQILGGQPPDYVLKEAKSTSKFFKCIGSVHNIENGEVSTNGRSAYQALTEEEYEAREMKKPVIGKEYFKHMNLEEIVGSYPYRKNLPQEDIIRESQIRLALIDFLRGLVDFDPTKRWSPFQASKHPFVTGEPFTCPYKPPPETPRVPVAQNIKVDHNPGGGHWFAAGLSPNIPGRNRVAPHNSPHFQVVPYPHGNSYGSVGSYGSYNDSTGLGSSYGSYGDSSNMFAYYSPVGPSGMNMHPQGNVSMLGSSPDARRRVIQYPHGNGLGISPSAGNFAPLPLGTSPSQHTPPSSYSQVSTGSPGHYGPTSPARGSHGSPLGKMAAVSQMNRRKNWYPVNSQSQESPSSSHWQGQISDASSSTQAEGNSQMLGASPKHLQSNSNTASWKQHRGGSGISAGYSAIQSTPGSSTLRPNVQFAPTAGAAKDKPEAGLSLPDPGDWDPNYSDELLLQEDGSDVSTMTTEFSKNMHLVSAQPLVGFGRFNPAASTSSYPPIQRQNGRVQAFSHVEVGSPPSAHDPHLGYVRPISKPAHFMPHISQNSPSRLGHQPVQRFNYGRPTNARVGEWNHTKVQAPASSFSSGGPLSPGSSSFSNGMSWGRRANHSVASIPPASRERKDHGRIG
- the LOC132176081 gene encoding dual specificity protein kinase YAK1 homolog isoform X2 — translated: MDEVCPSNEPKDSAGGGGAPEDLSSSSAAPAGAGFDWRPRQLVFRPYETVIKSQALRVVVRKSSVARLTKDLVETYQICNPQFKYSDELNPKRYLTTPSIGVQNDGYDNANSDLILTVNFVLINSEMQQRYIVKDVLGHGTFGQVAKCWVAETNSSVAVKIIKNHPAYYQQALVEVSILTMLNKKYDPEDKHHIVRIYDYFVYQRHLCICFELLDTNLYELIKINHFRGLSLSIVQMFSKQILCGLALLKDAGIIHCDLKPENILLCGSSVKPAEVKIIDFGSACMEDRTVYSYIQSRYYRSPEVLLGYQYSTAIDMWSFGCIVAELFLGLPLFPGASEFDLLSRMVQILGGQPPDYVLKEAKSTSKFFKCIGSVHNIENGEVSTNGRSAYQALTEEEYEAREMKKPVIGKEYFKHMNLEEIVGSYPYRKNLPQEDIIRESQIRLALIDFLRGLVDFDPTKRWSPFQASKHPFVTGEPFTCPYKPPPETPRVPVAQNIKVDHNPGGGHWFAAGLSPNIPGRNRVAPHNSPHFQVVPYPHGNSYGSVGSYGSYNDSTGLGSSYGSYGDSSNMFAYYSPVGPSGMNMHPQGNVSMLGSSPDARRRVIQYPHGNGLGISPSAGNFAPLPLGTSPSQHTPPSSYSQVSTGSPGHYGPTSPARGSHGSPLGKMAAVSQMNRRKNWYPVNSQSQESPSSSHWQGQISDASSSTQAEGNSQMLGASPKHLQSNSNTASWKQHRGGSGISAGYSAIQSTPGSSTLRPNVQFAPTAGAAKDKPEAGLSLPDPGDWDPNYSDELLLQEDGSDVSTMTTEFSKNMHLVSAQPLVGFGRFNPAASTSSYPPIQRQNGRVQAFSHVEVGSPPSAHDPHLGYVRPISKPAHFMPHISQNSPSRLGHQPVQRFNYGRPTNARVGEWNHTKVQAPASSFSSGGPLSPGSSSFSNGMSWGRRANHSVASIPPASRERKDHGRIG
- the LOC132167284 gene encoding RNA polymerase sigma factor sigA, whose translation is MMATAAVVGLSAGKRLLSSSCNYSDLTEKLSYANDYALLHYQITSTKKVISAKKSSNFSPSFPSSNRQTQSIKAVKEHVDITSSPSTAEPWLQRPNDLEEESSDLDYSVEALLLLQKSMLEKQWSLSFERTVLTDSPRGKIHRKIPVTCSGVSARQRRMSTRKKILNKNGYMMQPCTSKQLRSMISPELLQNRSKGYVKGVVSEELLTHADVVCLSNKIRTGLSLEEQKLRLKERLGCEPSDDQLATSLRIPRAELHSKLIECSLARERLAMSNVRLVLSIAQRYETMGADMADLVQGGLIGLLRGIEKFDSAKGCKISTYVYWWIRQGVSRALVDNSRTLRLPNHLHERLGLIRNAKIRLEEKGITPSIDRIAECLNMSQKKVRNATEAISKVISLDRDAFPSLNGLPGETHHSYIADNRVENNPWHGVDAWALKDEVNKLINMTLGEREREIIRLYHGLDDECLTWEDISKRIGLSRERVRQVGLVALEKLKHAARKRKMEAMLVKH